Proteins encoded together in one Otariodibacter oris window:
- a CDS encoding ComEA family DNA-binding protein translates to MKKITRYVLSLLFCSYAAVSVAKDTPKLDIAKSKAEIHTISEASKKNINPNVVNINTATVAEIQDKLVGIGTKKAQAIVEYRENNGQFLAVEQITEVSGIGPATLDKNRDRIILK, encoded by the coding sequence ATGAAAAAAATCACACGCTATGTATTAAGTTTATTATTTTGTTCTTACGCAGCTGTTTCCGTTGCTAAAGATACTCCAAAGTTGGATATTGCCAAATCAAAAGCAGAAATACATACAATAAGTGAAGCGAGCAAGAAAAATATAAATCCAAATGTGGTGAATATTAATACTGCTACAGTTGCGGAAATTCAAGATAAGTTGGTAGGTATTGGTACTAAAAAAGCACAAGCGATAGTGGAATATCGTGAAAATAATGGACAATTTTTAGCTGTGGAACAAATTACCGAAGTCTCAGGTATTGGACCTGCTACATTGGACAAAAATCGTGATCGTATTATTCTAAAATAA
- a CDS encoding LysM-like peptidoglycan-binding domain-containing protein produces the protein MLKENNQTPSTTTETVTSKTTGFAFPPVSENETQPHTEQPDLTTDPRLTTSTPEESLEKENTAEQNIPPTLGAERVIPQTSSANNKNKQVPNDAKIPPKYRRLFIVILIILALLLVFFLLKPQTPETVESLQDQGTSLPIEFRPVDEEEARRAEEEAKALQITQQQQQTINRENTQLNDSSNAQEITLNTDNDNAINTQDKESISQTSTVSNSSTSIPNDHVNVTPAPVQKPSLDSGSVIYREEASVPSRSSQRTISRGVSQTSQAQANVRKSSQTQSQTQQRNTRSQQTVQTRNKSTNTAASSTTTSTALSPEIVSVKTLIVPKGVSLMQMFRDNDLNISDVNAMNKENDILSHLHVGEEITVYLDKNNRVVEMQIASAGRFVRQTDGSYKYLANYK, from the coding sequence ATGTTAAAAGAAAACAATCAAACTCCATCAACTACAACAGAAACCGTTACATCGAAAACTACAGGCTTTGCTTTCCCACCTGTATCAGAAAATGAAACACAGCCTCATACAGAGCAACCAGATTTAACTACAGATCCTCGCTTGACGACAAGTACACCCGAAGAATCTCTAGAAAAAGAAAATACAGCAGAACAAAATATTCCACCAACGTTAGGTGCAGAGAGAGTTATTCCACAAACGTCATCAGCAAACAATAAAAACAAACAAGTACCAAATGATGCAAAAATACCGCCTAAATACCGTCGCTTATTCATTGTGATCTTAATTATATTGGCATTATTACTTGTATTTTTCTTATTAAAACCACAAACACCAGAAACAGTGGAATCTCTACAAGATCAAGGTACAAGTTTACCAATTGAATTTCGCCCTGTTGATGAGGAAGAGGCAAGGAGAGCAGAAGAAGAAGCTAAAGCATTACAAATCACACAACAACAGCAACAAACAATTAATCGAGAAAATACTCAATTAAATGACTCATCTAACGCTCAAGAAATTACTCTAAATACTGATAATGACAATGCTATTAATACTCAAGATAAAGAATCAATATCTCAAACATCAACGGTATCAAATAGTTCAACATCAATACCGAATGATCATGTAAATGTAACACCAGCACCAGTACAAAAACCAAGTTTAGATAGTGGTAGTGTCATTTATCGTGAAGAAGCTAGCGTGCCAAGTAGAAGTTCTCAAAGAACTATTTCTCGAGGAGTAAGCCAAACAAGCCAAGCTCAAGCTAATGTAAGAAAAAGTTCTCAAACACAATCACAAACTCAACAACGAAATACACGTTCTCAACAGACAGTTCAAACAAGAAATAAATCTACTAATACTGCTGCATCGAGTACAACAACTAGTACAGCGCTGTCTCCAGAAATCGTATCAGTTAAAACACTAATTGTGCCTAAAGGTGTATCATTGATGCAAATGTTCAGAGATAATGATCTGAATATTTCTGATGTAAATGCCATGAATAAAGAAAACGATATTTTAAGCCACCTTCACGTAGGGGAAGAAATTACCGTATATTTAGATAAAAATAATCGTGTAGTTGAAATGCAAATTGCCTCTGCAGGTAGATTTGTTCGCCAAACAGATGGTAGTTATAAATATCTTGCTAATTACAAATAA